The Mesorhizobium loti genome includes a region encoding these proteins:
- a CDS encoding transcriptional regulator, with translation MSNIDDKTVIELTADIVSAYVGNNPLPASGLPELIASVSASVRKLAGAVVAETPNLVPAVNPKKSVFPDYIICLEDGKKFKSLKRHLRTDYALSPDDYRAKWGLPPDYPMVAPNYSATRSALAKSTGLGRKPAAAPAAVAKATKRKATA, from the coding sequence TTGTCAAATATCGATGATAAGACCGTTATCGAGCTGACGGCCGATATTGTCTCGGCCTATGTAGGCAACAATCCACTTCCTGCTTCCGGTCTGCCCGAGTTGATTGCCAGCGTCAGTGCTTCGGTCCGCAAGCTCGCTGGTGCAGTTGTCGCGGAAACCCCAAACCTGGTTCCGGCAGTCAATCCGAAGAAGTCGGTGTTTCCCGACTATATCATCTGCCTTGAGGACGGAAAGAAGTTCAAGTCGCTCAAGCGGCACCTGCGGACCGACTACGCCCTGAGCCCGGATGACTATCGAGCCAAATGGGGCTTGCCGCCGGACTATCCGATGGTTGCGCCAAACTACTCGGCGACACGGTCGGCGCTGGCAAAGTCGACAGGACTTGGCCGCAAGCCGGCAGCCGCGCCGGCCGCTGTCGCCAAGGCGACGAAGCGCAAGGCGACTGCCTGA
- a CDS encoding damage-inducible protein DinB, which translates to MRQHFMMFAAYNQWANGRIYDAAAELDDEEFNRDVGAFFGSMMGTLNHLLTADRIWMKRFTGEGDAPTTLDAILHRGLTGLRMAREAEDRRIIDWVGGLNDKALTGRFTYMTVSDMRTVSQRLAPALDHVFNHQTHHRGQAHTILTILGRPSLGLDLMLFQRTEEGRAFA; encoded by the coding sequence ATGAGACAGCATTTCATGATGTTTGCGGCCTATAATCAATGGGCCAATGGCCGCATCTATGATGCCGCCGCCGAGCTCGACGACGAGGAATTCAACCGCGATGTCGGCGCCTTCTTCGGCTCGATGATGGGCACGCTCAACCACCTGCTGACGGCCGACCGCATCTGGATGAAGCGCTTCACCGGCGAGGGCGACGCGCCGACGACGCTGGACGCTATCCTGCATCGCGGGCTGACCGGTCTGCGGATGGCGCGTGAAGCCGAGGACCGGAGGATCATCGATTGGGTCGGCGGCCTCAACGACAAGGCTTTGACGGGCCGCTTCACCTACATGACCGTCTCGGACATGCGCACGGTCTCGCAAAGGCTGGCGCCGGCGCTGGACCATGTCTTCAACCATCAGACCCACCACCGCGGCCAGGCGCATACGATTCTGACCATCCTGGGACGACCAAGCCTGGGGTTGGACCTGATGCTCTTCCAGCGCACCGAAGAGGGCAGGGCTTTCGCCTGA
- a CDS encoding META domain-containing protein: MLDRIAEFFVFGFVPLVVGILAVPELSVAAENSVRGEVIYRERIALPPSAVLSVQLADVSLADAPATIIGEQKVKPAGQVPISFEIKFDPSVIRSQMTYALQARITVDDKLLFISDMRHQVDPLSDVPQTIMLKMVTPGAEPTVSVFDQLWLVDFVDGIGAITAPQATFRVSEAGKAGGSGPCNSYFATAKVDGQAIAISDIGSTYKACAPEVMAEEKALFDALAKAASYRVDAGKLVISDKDGREILRLSAAS; this comes from the coding sequence ATGCTCGACAGGATCGCGGAGTTCTTCGTCTTCGGTTTCGTGCCTCTGGTCGTCGGCATATTGGCCGTGCCGGAACTATCTGTTGCCGCCGAAAATTCCGTGAGGGGCGAGGTGATCTATCGCGAGCGCATCGCCTTGCCGCCCAGCGCCGTGCTCTCCGTCCAGCTTGCCGATGTGTCGCTGGCCGATGCGCCGGCCACCATCATCGGCGAGCAGAAAGTGAAGCCGGCCGGCCAGGTGCCGATCAGCTTCGAGATCAAATTCGACCCTTCCGTCATCCGGTCGCAGATGACTTATGCGCTGCAAGCCCGCATCACCGTCGACGACAAGCTCCTGTTCATCTCCGATATGCGCCATCAGGTCGATCCGCTGAGCGACGTGCCGCAGACCATCATGCTGAAGATGGTGACGCCGGGCGCCGAGCCGACGGTTTCCGTCTTTGACCAGCTCTGGCTGGTCGACTTTGTCGACGGCATCGGCGCCATCACCGCCCCGCAAGCGACGTTCAGGGTCAGCGAGGCCGGCAAGGCAGGCGGCAGCGGCCCCTGCAACAGCTATTTCGCCACCGCCAAGGTCGATGGCCAGGCAATCGCGATCAGCGACATCGGCTCGACCTACAAGGCCTGCGCGCCGGAGGTGATGGCCGAGGAAAAGGCGCTGTTCGATGCATTGGCCAAGGCCGCGTCGTACAGGGTCGATGCCGGCAAGCTCGTCATATCAGACAAGGACGGCCGCGAGATCCTGCGCCTTAGCGCCGCGAGCTAG
- the uvrC gene encoding excinuclease ABC subunit UvrC produces MSPVDHKNKPRGGADDLPPDIDLEDEAVEEIVEPAGPDVAFTAIDWTPHAGDAEGMIGAEVIQTLVKRLPNAPGVYRMMNAAGDVLYVGKARSLKKRVTNYAQGRFHTTRIGRMVRETSTMEFVVTRTEIEALLLEANLIKRLRPRFNVLMRDDKSFPYILLTGDHVSPGIYKHRGARSRKGDYFGPFASAGAVGRTINSLQRAFLLRSCTNSFYENRTRPCLLYQIKRCAGPCTGEVSHQDYAELVGEAKDFLSGRSQKVKTEISAAMQQASEALDFERAAIYRDRLAALSHVQSHQGINPATVDEADVFAIHQEGGQVCIQVFFFRTGQNWGNRAYFPKADPALEAAEVLGSFLAQFYDDKPTPRTILLSHGVEDQELLAEALSTRAGRKVAISVPQRGEKKDLTDNALQNAREALGRRLAETSTQGRLLAGFAETFGLAKPPVRIEVYDNSHIMGTNAVGAMVVAGPEGFVKNQYRKFNIRSTEITPGDDFGMMREVMERRFSRLLKEHGDVAVASDAAAGEVTAAEAGDDIEDDISGSFPAWPDVILIDGGQGQMTAVRKILSDLGIEDRVVAIGIAKGQDRDAGRERFFVRGRDSFSLPVRDPVLYFVQRLRDEVHRFAIGSHRARRKKEMVKSPLDEISGIGPGRKRALLLAFGTAKAVSRAAIEDLRKVDGISEQVAKLVYNHFHES; encoded by the coding sequence ATGAGTCCTGTAGACCACAAAAACAAGCCGCGCGGCGGCGCCGACGATCTGCCCCCCGATATCGACCTCGAGGACGAGGCGGTCGAGGAGATCGTCGAGCCGGCCGGCCCCGATGTCGCCTTCACAGCCATCGACTGGACGCCGCATGCCGGCGACGCGGAAGGCATGATCGGCGCCGAGGTGATCCAGACGCTGGTCAAGCGGCTGCCCAACGCGCCCGGCGTCTACCGCATGATGAACGCCGCCGGCGACGTGCTCTATGTCGGCAAGGCGCGCAGCCTGAAGAAGCGCGTCACCAACTATGCGCAAGGCCGCTTCCACACCACCCGCATCGGCCGCATGGTGCGCGAGACGTCGACGATGGAGTTCGTCGTCACCCGCACCGAGATCGAAGCGCTGCTGCTCGAAGCCAATCTTATCAAGCGCTTGCGGCCGCGATTCAATGTGCTGATGCGCGACGACAAGTCGTTTCCCTATATTCTTTTGACCGGCGACCATGTCTCGCCCGGCATCTACAAGCATCGCGGCGCACGCTCGCGCAAAGGCGACTATTTCGGCCCCTTCGCGTCGGCTGGCGCCGTCGGCCGCACCATCAATTCGCTGCAGCGCGCCTTTCTGCTGCGCAGCTGCACCAACTCTTTTTACGAGAACCGCACGCGGCCGTGCCTGTTGTATCAGATCAAGCGCTGCGCCGGCCCCTGTACCGGCGAGGTCTCGCACCAGGACTATGCCGAGCTGGTCGGCGAGGCGAAGGACTTTTTGTCCGGTCGCAGCCAGAAGGTTAAGACGGAAATCTCGGCCGCCATGCAGCAGGCGTCGGAAGCTCTCGATTTCGAGCGCGCCGCCATCTATCGCGATCGACTTGCGGCCCTGTCGCATGTGCAGAGCCACCAGGGCATCAATCCGGCGACCGTCGACGAGGCCGATGTTTTCGCCATCCATCAGGAAGGCGGCCAGGTCTGTATCCAGGTGTTCTTCTTCCGCACCGGTCAGAACTGGGGCAACCGCGCTTATTTCCCCAAGGCCGATCCGGCGTTGGAAGCAGCCGAGGTGTTGGGTTCGTTCCTGGCGCAGTTCTATGACGACAAGCCGACACCGCGGACCATCCTTCTGTCGCATGGCGTCGAGGATCAGGAGCTGCTGGCCGAGGCGCTCTCCACCCGCGCCGGCCGCAAGGTCGCGATCTCCGTGCCGCAGCGTGGCGAAAAGAAGGATTTGACCGACAACGCCCTGCAGAATGCCCGCGAGGCGCTCGGACGCCGGTTGGCCGAAACGTCTACACAAGGACGCCTGCTTGCCGGTTTCGCCGAAACCTTCGGCCTGGCCAAGCCGCCGGTGCGCATCGAGGTCTATGATAACTCGCACATCATGGGCACCAACGCCGTCGGCGCGATGGTCGTCGCCGGGCCGGAAGGCTTTGTCAAAAACCAGTACAGAAAATTCAACATCCGTTCGACCGAGATCACGCCTGGCGACGATTTCGGCATGATGCGCGAGGTGATGGAGCGGCGGTTTTCGCGGCTGCTCAAGGAGCATGGCGATGTTGCCGTTGCCAGCGATGCGGCGGCAGGCGAGGTGACGGCAGCCGAAGCGGGCGATGATATCGAAGACGATATCTCCGGCAGCTTCCCGGCCTGGCCCGACGTCATCTTGATCGACGGTGGCCAGGGCCAGATGACGGCGGTGCGCAAGATCCTCTCGGATCTCGGCATCGAGGACCGGGTGGTGGCGATCGGCATCGCCAAGGGCCAGGACCGCGATGCCGGCCGCGAGCGCTTCTTCGTCAGGGGACGGGATTCGTTTTCGCTGCCGGTCCGCGATCCCGTGCTCTATTTCGTCCAGCGCCTGCGAGACGAGGTCCACCGTTTCGCCATCGGCTCGCACCGCGCGCGCCGCAAGAAGGAGATGGTCAAGAGCCCGCTCGACGAGATCAGCGGTATCGGTCCCGGCCGCAAGCGCGCGCTGCTGCTTGCATTCGGAACCGCCAAGGCGGTCAGCCGCGCCGCCATCGAGGATTTGAGGAAAGTCGACGGTATTTCCGAACAGGTCGCCAAACTGGTCTACAATCATTTCCACGAGAGCTGA
- the moaD gene encoding molybdopterin converting factor subunit 1 produces MTTRLIYFAWVRERIGMPEEDVDLPAGIETVADLLRWLKSRGEGYEHALQYPDVIRVAINQEHVEHGEKIAGAREIALFPPMTGG; encoded by the coding sequence ATGACGACCCGGCTCATCTATTTTGCCTGGGTGCGCGAACGCATCGGCATGCCTGAGGAAGACGTCGACTTGCCTGCCGGCATCGAGACGGTCGCCGATCTTCTGCGCTGGCTGAAATCGCGCGGCGAGGGCTACGAGCATGCGCTGCAATATCCCGACGTGATCCGCGTCGCCATCAACCAGGAACATGTCGAGCACGGCGAGAAGATTGCAGGCGCGCGCGAGATTGCGCTGTTCCCGCCGATGACCGGGGGCTGA
- the ndk gene encoding nucleoside-diphosphate kinase: MALERTFSMIKPDATRRNLTGAIIRMLEEAGLRVIASRRVWMSRREAEGFYAVHKDRPFFGELVEFMSSAPTIVQVLEGENAIARNREVMGATNPANAAEGTIRKVHALSIGENSVHGSDAPETAAEEIKYWFSDTEIVG; the protein is encoded by the coding sequence ATGGCGCTCGAACGCACATTTTCCATGATCAAGCCGGACGCAACCCGGCGTAACCTCACCGGCGCCATCATCAGGATGCTGGAAGAGGCCGGCCTGCGCGTCATCGCCTCGCGCCGGGTCTGGATGAGCCGCCGCGAAGCTGAAGGCTTTTATGCCGTCCACAAGGATCGCCCGTTCTTCGGCGAGCTGGTTGAATTCATGTCGTCGGCACCGACAATCGTGCAGGTGCTGGAAGGCGAGAACGCCATTGCGCGCAACCGCGAAGTGATGGGCGCCACCAACCCGGCCAACGCTGCCGAAGGCACCATCCGCAAGGTGCATGCGCTGTCGATCGGCGAAAACTCGGTGCACGGCTCCGATGCGCCGGAGACCGCGGCAGAAGAGATCAAGTACTGGTTTTCGGACACCGAGATCGTCGGCTGA
- a CDS encoding LysR family transcriptional regulator — MRLLSQVNLNSLKIVESAARHGNFTRAGEEQFITASAVSQRVKSLEDQLRFKIFQRGGNAVSLTPEGETYVSRVREALERIVAASMEATGQSQEHVLKISVLPTFAARWLFPRLPLFQQQYPDIVMRVSTSYATHEFTTSEFDLEIRYGDGHFHGLQSDLLFREDLTPVCSRKLFREVLGDTPPSKVTPDDLKHFTLLHSDTCTQNWQSWLGFAGASFVLSETKSIYFDSCMMSYEAANSGMGFAVANRAYMASDIRAERLVAPFAVHHPNTAGWYFVSPPKSLATRKVLLFKQWVMAEAALTQCQLDSEIRSEASAAV, encoded by the coding sequence GTGCGTCTGCTCAGTCAGGTCAACCTCAATTCGCTGAAAATCGTGGAGAGTGCTGCGCGCCACGGCAATTTCACGCGTGCCGGCGAAGAACAGTTTATCACCGCTTCAGCGGTCAGCCAGCGCGTGAAAAGCCTTGAGGATCAGCTGCGCTTCAAGATCTTCCAGCGCGGAGGCAATGCGGTGTCGCTGACGCCGGAGGGCGAGACCTATGTCTCGCGCGTTCGCGAAGCGCTGGAGCGAATCGTCGCCGCCAGCATGGAAGCGACCGGGCAATCGCAGGAACATGTGTTGAAGATATCGGTGCTGCCGACCTTTGCGGCACGCTGGCTGTTTCCGCGCCTGCCGCTGTTCCAGCAGCAATATCCCGATATCGTGATGCGGGTCTCGACCTCCTACGCGACGCATGAGTTCACAACCTCCGAGTTCGATCTTGAAATCCGCTATGGCGACGGTCACTTTCACGGACTGCAATCCGATCTGCTGTTTCGCGAAGACCTGACGCCGGTGTGCAGCCGCAAGCTGTTCCGTGAAGTTCTCGGCGACACGCCGCCGTCGAAGGTGACACCGGACGACCTCAAGCACTTCACGCTGCTGCATTCCGATACCTGCACGCAGAACTGGCAATCCTGGCTTGGTTTCGCCGGCGCCAGCTTCGTGCTCAGCGAGACCAAAAGCATCTATTTCGACTCGTGCATGATGTCCTACGAGGCAGCCAATTCCGGAATGGGGTTTGCCGTGGCCAATCGTGCCTATATGGCCAGCGACATCCGCGCCGAAAGGCTGGTGGCTCCATTCGCCGTCCACCATCCGAACACGGCTGGTTGGTATTTTGTCTCTCCCCCAAAAAGCCTTGCCACACGCAAGGTACTGTTGTTCAAGCAGTGGGTGATGGCGGAAGCGGCTCTGACGCAGTGCCAGCTGGACAGCGAAATCAGGAGCGAGGCTTCGGCCGCTGTCTGA
- a CDS encoding DMT family transporter — translation MVEQPNRVPGRLFRHGSGSISALVFAAGAVALWSTNALVGKSLLASHPVSQVQFLQFAGAALVFAVIRLTSRERAAPVTAGAALVSLAVGFIGLVGTMVLQYIAFASMPVIEANLMAYTWPLMVAAAVIALENPQRPAVLGLAAVVGFIGVALVISGGRNQSWLQGDLVGYLTAFGSALCMAFYSIMVGRVATSADRLLLPSALIGVALTFLWCVRDGFAWPVGTDLALGLYLGAGPMGLGYYFWSRALKLEGSGKVAVVAYLTPIASTLLLTLSGERLTMTAIVGAILVIGSCVAVGVERSEAENHV, via the coding sequence ATGGTCGAACAGCCAAATAGAGTCCCAGGCCGGTTGTTTCGGCATGGATCAGGCTCGATATCCGCGCTGGTCTTCGCGGCCGGCGCGGTGGCTCTGTGGTCGACCAATGCGCTGGTCGGCAAATCCCTGCTGGCCAGCCACCCGGTGTCGCAGGTGCAGTTCCTGCAATTTGCAGGCGCTGCACTCGTCTTCGCCGTCATCCGGCTGACGAGCCGGGAAAGAGCCGCGCCGGTCACGGCCGGGGCGGCGCTCGTCTCGCTCGCGGTCGGCTTCATCGGTCTGGTCGGCACCATGGTGCTGCAGTACATCGCCTTCGCTTCGATGCCGGTGATCGAGGCCAATCTGATGGCCTACACCTGGCCGTTGATGGTCGCGGCGGCGGTCATCGCCTTGGAGAATCCGCAGCGCCCGGCAGTGCTGGGCCTTGCAGCGGTGGTGGGCTTCATTGGCGTTGCATTGGTGATTTCGGGAGGGCGTAACCAGTCCTGGCTCCAGGGCGATCTCGTCGGCTACCTCACCGCATTCGGATCCGCACTGTGCATGGCGTTCTATTCGATCATGGTGGGACGGGTTGCCACCTCGGCGGATCGTCTGTTGCTGCCATCGGCGCTGATCGGCGTCGCCTTGACGTTTCTGTGGTGCGTTCGCGATGGCTTCGCCTGGCCCGTCGGTACAGACCTGGCTCTCGGCCTTTATCTGGGCGCCGGTCCGATGGGGCTGGGCTACTATTTCTGGTCACGCGCCCTGAAGCTCGAAGGCAGCGGCAAGGTCGCGGTCGTCGCCTATCTCACCCCGATCGCTTCGACCCTGCTTTTGACCCTGTCCGGTGAGCGGCTGACGATGACGGCCATTGTCGGAGCCATCCTCGTCATCGGCAGTTGCGTCGCGGTCGGTGTGGAACGTTCGGAGGCCGAAAACCATGTTTGA
- a CDS encoding DUF2934 domain-containing protein codes for MTMTDDRQERIRNRAHQIWLQEGQPAGHHERHWHQAAADVDQEDAAGKSAAKKPTKKAAGASKAKAAPKEAKAATKASKPKKAAAK; via the coding sequence ATGACCATGACAGACGATCGTCAGGAACGCATTCGCAACCGCGCGCATCAGATCTGGCTGCAAGAGGGACAGCCGGCCGGACACCATGAGCGTCATTGGCATCAGGCGGCGGCCGATGTCGACCAGGAGGATGCCGCGGGAAAGTCGGCAGCCAAGAAGCCAACCAAGAAGGCAGCTGGCGCCAGCAAGGCAAAAGCCGCTCCCAAGGAAGCAAAGGCTGCCACGAAGGCCAGCAAGCCAAAGAAGGCGGCGGCCAAGTAA
- a CDS encoding GNAT family N-acetyltransferase, with protein MRPDRQEQVEGHRLVDVQSVQPALVGKTVELTPLQQDHSLGLLSAAADGALWNLKSTVVPGPDTIDAYIASALAGRQVGTVMPYIIVMRSTGLICGSTRFWKIDRANRKLEIGHSWLSRSAQRSGINTEAKYLLLTHAFEVMGCVRVQFTTDELNDASRAAILRIGARQEGIVRNERIMPDGRKRNSVRFSIIDSEWTDIKKMLQHKMQR; from the coding sequence ATGAGACCAGACCGGCAGGAGCAAGTTGAGGGCCACCGGTTAGTGGACGTCCAATCCGTACAGCCCGCCTTGGTCGGCAAGACCGTTGAGCTCACGCCGCTTCAGCAGGACCATTCCCTGGGGCTTCTGAGCGCGGCGGCGGATGGTGCGCTCTGGAACCTGAAGTCCACAGTGGTCCCCGGGCCAGACACGATCGACGCATATATAGCCAGCGCCCTGGCCGGACGACAGGTCGGCACTGTCATGCCTTATATAATCGTCATGCGCAGCACGGGGCTGATTTGCGGAAGTACGCGGTTTTGGAAGATCGATCGCGCGAATAGAAAGCTGGAGATCGGGCATAGCTGGCTCAGCAGATCGGCTCAGCGATCCGGGATCAATACCGAGGCGAAGTATCTTCTGCTGACCCATGCATTCGAGGTGATGGGGTGCGTTCGTGTGCAATTCACCACGGACGAACTGAACGACGCGTCAAGGGCGGCCATTCTGCGAATTGGCGCCAGGCAGGAAGGGATCGTTCGCAACGAGCGGATCATGCCGGACGGACGGAAGCGCAATTCCGTCCGGTTCAGCATCATCGATTCCGAATGGACTGATATAAAGAAGATGCTGCAGCACAAAATGCAGCGATAG
- a CDS encoding molybdenum cofactor biosynthesis protein MoaE, whose translation MTGAVVPVVRIQRQDFDVAVEIARLTQGRADIGAVVSFSGLCRDEQGTLSALELEHYPGMAEAEIARIAAEAVQRWPLQGLTAIHRHGKIAPGENIVLVVTASAHRQAAFEAANFLMDYLKSRAPFWKKEHRADGSEGGWVEAKEADDEAAGRWKSSD comes from the coding sequence GTGACCGGCGCGGTCGTACCTGTCGTGCGCATTCAGCGCCAAGATTTTGACGTCGCCGTCGAGATCGCCAGGCTGACCCAAGGTCGCGCCGATATCGGCGCGGTGGTTTCTTTCTCCGGCCTTTGCCGGGACGAGCAGGGCACCTTGTCGGCGCTCGAGCTCGAGCATTATCCCGGCATGGCCGAAGCAGAAATCGCCCGCATTGCTGCTGAAGCGGTTCAGCGCTGGCCGTTGCAGGGCCTCACCGCGATCCACCGCCACGGCAAGATCGCGCCCGGCGAGAACATCGTGCTGGTGGTGACCGCCTCGGCGCATCGCCAGGCGGCGTTCGAGGCGGCGAACTTTCTCATGGACTATTTGAAATCGCGCGCGCCTTTCTGGAAGAAGGAGCATCGCGCTGACGGCTCCGAGGGCGGCTGGGTCGAGGCCAAGGAGGCCGACGACGAGGCGGCCGGCCGCTGGAAATCGTCGGACTAA
- a CDS encoding glutathione S-transferase family protein, giving the protein MTILLYDLVGRDTTRPFSPHCWKVAMALAHKGLDISTAPTRFLEVPAVEGGVSKTIPVIRDGETVVADSFAIALYLDEAYPDRPTLFGGEGGKAMARFIERWSQLTIHPYVTTAAIMDLHAMQDTENAAYFRQNREQRLGKRLEDVMAARDAGLGTFRASLEPLRSTLFYQPFIGGASPLFADYVVFGALQWARIASPYQLLDDGDVVAQWFARCLDLHGGLGRKVAAAA; this is encoded by the coding sequence ATGACCATTCTGCTCTATGACCTCGTCGGACGCGACACCACACGTCCGTTCAGCCCGCATTGCTGGAAGGTAGCGATGGCGCTTGCCCACAAGGGGCTCGACATATCAACCGCGCCGACGCGCTTTCTCGAGGTGCCCGCCGTTGAAGGCGGCGTTTCGAAAACCATTCCGGTGATCCGGGACGGCGAGACGGTCGTCGCGGATTCCTTCGCCATCGCGCTCTATCTCGATGAAGCCTATCCGGACCGGCCGACGCTGTTTGGCGGTGAAGGCGGCAAGGCGATGGCGCGCTTCATCGAACGCTGGTCGCAACTGACCATCCATCCCTATGTGACCACCGCGGCGATCATGGACCTTCATGCCATGCAGGACACGGAAAACGCCGCCTATTTCCGCCAGAACCGGGAGCAGCGTCTCGGCAAGCGGCTGGAAGACGTGATGGCAGCCCGAGACGCCGGGCTCGGCACCTTCAGGGCCTCGCTGGAACCCTTGCGTTCAACGCTCTTCTATCAGCCATTCATCGGCGGCGCGTCGCCACTGTTTGCCGACTATGTCGTCTTCGGCGCGCTGCAATGGGCGCGCATAGCCTCGCCTTACCAATTGCTCGACGACGGCGACGTGGTGGCGCAGTGGTTCGCCCGCTGCCTCGACCTGCATGGCGGGCTGGGACGAAAAGTGGCCGCGGCAGCGTGA
- the pgsA gene encoding CDP-diacylglycerol--glycerol-3-phosphate 3-phosphatidyltransferase, producing the protein MAKRAFNLPNMLTYARIVAVPLVVLCFFLEGHLKSSDFARWSALIIFLLASITDYLDGYLARAWQQTSNIGKMLDPIADKLLVATCLLLLAADTDRHAGIAGWSLWAAIIILCREILVSGLREYLAALKVSVPVTQLAKWKTAIQMVAIAFLLAGPAGDKIFPLTTQTGLVLLWIAALVTLYTGYDYFRAGLKHIMDE; encoded by the coding sequence ATGGCCAAGCGCGCGTTCAACCTGCCCAATATGCTCACCTACGCCCGCATCGTCGCGGTGCCGCTGGTGGTGCTGTGCTTTTTTCTCGAAGGACATCTGAAGTCGAGCGACTTCGCCCGCTGGTCGGCGCTGATCATCTTCCTGCTCGCCTCGATCACCGACTATCTGGACGGCTACCTGGCGCGCGCCTGGCAGCAGACCTCCAACATCGGCAAGATGCTCGACCCGATCGCCGACAAGCTGCTGGTCGCCACCTGCCTGCTGCTGCTGGCCGCGGACACCGACCGTCATGCCGGCATCGCCGGATGGTCGCTGTGGGCGGCGATCATCATACTGTGCCGCGAAATCCTCGTCTCGGGTCTGCGCGAATATCTGGCGGCGCTGAAAGTCTCGGTGCCGGTGACGCAGCTGGCAAAATGGAAGACAGCGATCCAGATGGTCGCCATCGCCTTCCTGTTGGCTGGGCCTGCCGGCGACAAGATCTTCCCGCTGACCACCCAGACCGGGCTGGTGCTGCTGTGGATAGCGGCCCTGGTCACGCTCTACACCGGCTACGATTATTTCCGCGCCGGCCTCAAGCACATCATGGACGAGTGA
- a CDS encoding class I SAM-dependent methyltransferase encodes MTSAIPGFFQGTEMPNSGWWEALWPDPAAVLSATGIKPGMEVIDLCCGDGWFTLPIARIARHVVAIDIDADQLEAARRRLVESGATNCDFVAGDAYELARLAPRPADFIFMANAFHGVPDRPRLARAVRAALSPGGRLAIVNWHQHPRETTIVQGEPRGPKTELRLSPEQTVAAAEAGGLRLAELVEVPPYHYGAVFEQTTV; translated from the coding sequence ATGACCAGTGCCATCCCGGGTTTCTTCCAAGGCACGGAGATGCCGAACAGCGGCTGGTGGGAGGCGCTGTGGCCCGACCCCGCCGCCGTGCTTTCGGCAACGGGGATCAAGCCCGGCATGGAGGTAATCGATCTCTGCTGCGGCGACGGCTGGTTCACGCTGCCGATCGCCAGAATAGCCCGCCATGTCGTGGCCATCGATATCGATGCCGATCAGCTCGAAGCCGCCAGACGCAGGTTGGTCGAAAGCGGTGCGACGAATTGCGACTTTGTCGCGGGCGACGCCTATGAGCTTGCAAGGCTGGCGCCTCGACCCGCCGACTTCATCTTCATGGCCAACGCCTTTCACGGCGTTCCGGACCGGCCGCGTCTGGCGCGCGCGGTGCGGGCGGCACTCAGCCCAGGCGGACGTCTCGCCATCGTCAACTGGCACCAGCACCCGCGCGAAACAACCATCGTCCAGGGCGAGCCTCGCGGACCGAAGACCGAATTGAGGCTGTCGCCGGAACAGACCGTAGCGGCCGCCGAGGCGGGAGGCCTCAGGCTTGCCGAACTGGTCGAGGTGCCGCCCTATCACTACGGCGCGGTGTTCGAACAAACGACGGTTTGA